In the Primulina tabacum isolate GXHZ01 chromosome 7, ASM2559414v2, whole genome shotgun sequence genome, CAACATCAGTCATACCAGTGGATTTGAATGCATTCATTCTCAAGTGAAGATTTAGAAAAGAATCTGTTCTTATCACCTCATTCAgcaacttttaattttcttctgaTATGGCTTAATTTATGCCGTTTCACCTTAGATGGAACTTGACATATCATATATGGCGCATATTGCTGGGAATTCTAGAACAGCTGCACGCTTTAGAGACGCAGCTGAGGCTAGAAAAAAGACTATAAATTCAATTTTGTGGAATGCAGAAATGGGACAATGGCTCGATTATTGGCTGAGTGATTCGATGCACATAGAATCAAAGGTACCATCGCTTTGATTTGAATATTTCcttgttttgacaaaaaaaaaacaattttcaaTGAAAGAATTAATGGAGGTTTAAGGTAGTTTTTATGATTCTTTATTTACTACTACCTTAAAAGACTGTTTTCAAACACACAGGAAAATTGCATCTTAATCTTGGGGAATGGGCAGGAAAATGTAAGGGAATATTTTATCCATAAGGTACTTTTTTAAAGCATTATTTGAGTAGTCTCCGTATTTGTAGGGTTGTAGAGTTACCTAAATTTACCTTATGATTGATATCTTATACATGAGGTCGTACTATGATTCTACAATTATTTTCAAAGATGCTCTTTTTTCCATTGTACTGAATCTTTATAATATGAAATTTGAGTATCACTGGGTGATTCTGATTTTCATATTGGTAAAATCGTAGGACTACAAAATTTGCCCCTGATCCATAGCTTTGATAACATCCAGTTGTTGGCTAGGCATATTGACAAGTCTGGCAGGCGACATGATCTTTTATTGCTCTAAGTATCATTCTTATCGCTCTTCATCCTTTTTCATATTGATTTAAGTATAATGGCAGACCTTATTTGGGTACGAGTGGAATGAGTTAATTATTTGTGgaagaagttttttttttttgcttctcCTTTTCTATGAATTATGTGAGTGTGTGTGGTTAACATCTCACTGTTTTGGGAAATTGGGGGAAGTCGTAAGTGCTTGGAGGGATACCATATGTGAAGGACAGAATTACTCTTGTGCGCCAACTCTGGGTTCTCACTGGAGATATCCTGGTAATGTTCTAAACTCAATTTTTAAGCATGCATGTACTTCTTGGTGATTGCTAAGTTGTTTTTTGGATTATATCTCATTTGTTCTTACTTCTTAGTATTTTTATCTCTATTTTCATCCATATTTCTTGAAACTATCCTTTATATGTGTTTGTTGACACAGCCAAATTTTGGAGCCGTCTTggcatcaaaatatttaacttATGCAATCAATATGAAACAAATTGAGTCACAATTGGAAAATGTTTGCAGAGTCACTTCTCTGGCATATGGATGAGGATAGAGGTAAATTTTAGGACATTTAAGAATTAAACAAAAAATGCAGATTCGGGTGCCTTGTATGCATCTAAATTTATCCaagtgaatttaaaattttctgaaCAATTCATGGGTTTTGACGCTATTAGACTCCACTATGAGTAATCTACTTTAGACCTGTATATAAGCCCTTTTTGCCATCTCTAATTCCCGTTGTAAATCATCTTAATGCATGTCAGATAGTTGAAGGTTCGTCTATTGAACTTTATTGGCTTCGTCTTTGGGCTCTGAAAACATGGCTTAGCATGCAGGAATGACTAGCATTGGCTCTGTcgaatattttctaaaataaatcaaatatcagtcTCTGTTTTAAACCAATAATATGCCACGAACAGCTTGATCTATGCTATGTTAGTTAAGAATCAATATTTTAATTTCGTTTCATTTCCTAGTTTCTATCCAAGTAAATGTGCTCAAAAGTATATTCTTAATTTTCTCCTCCATCTCTCGATGAGTATGTCATGTTCCTCATTTTAATGTTACGTCAATTTGATAAATTAATTGGTTATCTCGAGCAGAGAACCTTGGCCACTTGATGGTGTGAAGTTTGATACGTTAAAAGAGATGCATGTTAAAAGGATACCTGAAGATCTAGACAAGGATGTTGGTGAGTGTTCCAATTTTTATATTTGACTTCAAGTACTTGTGATGATCTCATGCTTGTTTCTATACCAATTTCTATCCTCTCGAGGAATACCGAGTAAACTTTGAATTGTCGCTCCTTAGAGCCAATTTTTTACCGTAAAAGATCAGAATAATCTGTATGAAGCAGAAGAAAAATCCGCTGCATCTGATTCAAATTTGTCAGAAATTGATTCATCTGTGGAGAATAATGATGTAGAGGAAGAATACGGTGAGGACGAAAACGGAGAAATGCCTAGTGCTGATCTTGGAAGTGGGTGGGGAAGAATCATTTATGTGCCATTTCGAAGGGGTAATTTAGTCGACTTGGATGTGTGACGTTCGACCAATGGGCAAAGGACCAGAAGGCTCCTTTGACCGTGTTATCATCACGCAGATGAAGCATCCCACTTTGCAGCATCAAGCTCGGCGATCAATCTGGGGTGACCTGTGGCCACTTTGGAGCGAAAAAGCTCAAAAGTTTTACATGTAAATAATATGGAAAAGCTATAATCTTCTCATTGTTAGTGTTTGTACTAGGTTTTTTTAGTACTCCTGTACTaaaaatatttacttccgcttcCTATCCAAGAAGAAGGTGCAAGTGGATGGATATCGTTTTCAGCATGTTCTATGTATTTTggctctttttatttttattattattcctAATTGGCGTTGGACTCATCAAAATTCAAACATCACATGCCAAGGAAATGAGTTAAGCCAACACCTCTCCAAATTCATTGAATtcaatctttaaaaaaaatcaaaagttaaaagggaaaaaaaaaccAGGACTTTTTTatctcctcttttttttttttttttttttttggaaatcgATCTCTTAGGCATCGgttaacatttttgaaaaaaaattccgAAAAATTAATGTCTTTTAAATCATCCTCAACAAGAGTAAAACTCTGtaaacattatatattaatttattaatttttttaaaagaaaataatcaATAGTATTTTTGAATTTGTCTATTCTTCTCTAGCTTAAATATTAACCTCattcatttaaattttattttccatgCAGTATGTGattgttattatattttttattttgtagttataataattttataaatagatAAAGTAAAGGTAAAGAAAAAAAGAATAGGGTGTCCATCCGAATAGCAATCAGACAATTGATTTCCTTTCTTGGATCCTCACCAAATGGATGactataaatataaaatattagcTTGGCAGACGGCACCACTTGAACGGACGGCGACAAGCTAATCCCACTTCGCTCCTTTCTCTGCATTATCACTCAACTCGAACCCATTTCGATTCAAGTTCCACGAAAAGGTCCCATTACATCAAAATCAAGTCTTGCGGTGTGTTTGATGTGTTTTTTTTATAACTCAATTGATGATGAATTTGGGCGACGTTTAATTGTGAGTGCCTTTCAGTTCTTGTTTTGTGAGAATTTGATGTGTTACGAAAAATTGTGAATGTTCGTTCCCCTTTTAGTCTTTTAATCGCTGTTAAATTTATCATCTTGAGCTGCGGATGCATATTTAATTTCGATTTTTCTCTATTTTCGGAGCCTGTTTTATTAGTTAGCCGTGCTCTATAATGACCCAGCTATGGCTTATGAACTTTATGCTTTTATGATTCCGATTAAAAGCATTAGCATATGTTTTTTTCGCTGGAAATTTGGTTGATAATGAATACGAGGGACCATACCATAGgcatgattcatgatttacttCTGAAATATGTATGCCATGTCTTGCTCCACCGAGCGAAATTTTCATTTCGATTAAAAAATTTATCGTTAGTGGTATTAGTAACTTTCCTGGTCTTTTCATTTCAGTTGTTTAATAGTCCATTATGTGtttgaatttattttgttgTTGACATGGGCAATGGTGCTTTGCTTATTTTGGTTTGAATCTTCAACAGAAATTTTTGTTGTGGGGAGATATATTGTAAAATAACTGTGCTGGTAAATGTTAATATAATGCAGTTCATGTGCATGTGTTCTTCTGCGTGCTTGAGCTTGACTTTTACATAAGGTGCTATTTGCATCCTGTTCGACTTTGCAGTAGTAATTGATGTATATTTATCTTGCAGGGTATAATTAATGCCTATTGATCTATCCTTCGTCCGGctcattaaaattaaaaatagcatGCTTAAAGTTTTACGAAGCATGGTGTTTGGTGAGCAGAAGTGTGATGTATAGAAAAGCAGAGGTTAACTTGCTTAAATTTGACGACCAGCGTACGAGTGATGTTGCTATAAGGTTAAGAAATAAGGTTGGAAGACAGGAACTCTACTATTCACATTCACTTATTCTTAAAAGCAAGAGCAAGTACTTTGCAGATAGACTTTCGAACCAAAGTTCTCATGCTTCTGTTGAGATAGAGTGCTCGAAATTTGATTATGATCGCTATGTCAAACTTTTAAAGCTACTTTATCTTCCTTCATACTCGGTTTTGGACACATGGGATTCTGTTCAATCTGCTCTTGGCGTTCTTCAAGTGGCTGAAACTTTACAGTGTGAAGCAGTAGTCAACAGTTGCATTCAGGCTTTACCTTGGGAAGATATTGAGGAAGGTGAGATTGTTAAAGTAGTTTCACGATTAGGTCCAATGGCCATGCCTATACTAGCAAGAATCCAACCCGTAAATATAAATGCCTCGAAAGGTGTTCTAATATCTGCAATTCGCCTTGCTACCTCTACTGACCATCCTTTCCCTCCTTTCGGAGACGAGCTTAGAATTTCAGCCCAAGAACAAGTTGATTTCATGCTCCGGGATGATGAAGATATGCCGTTGGTCACAGCTGATAATGAGGTAAAAAGGGAGGCAACAATTGGCCTGTCAAATACATTTTCTTTGTTTGAAAGAGAACTATCCTCGGTTATGAAATTCGACGTCACATGCACAGTAGCTGAGAGTAAAATTATGCAGAATTTATCTGATCTTGAATGGATGTGCAATATTCTACCTAAAATGGGGCTTATGGATGAATTTGTTTTCAAATGGATTGATTTATCTGATAATGTATTGTTGGTTGTCGAAGACAAGAAACTCGAAAATATCATGTGGCGTTTAAAAGTTAAGATAATTGAAGTGACGTCAAAAGTACTTGATGCGGTAGGCTATGGGAATGTGATTCTTCCAGCGCCACGACGAGTGAAGCTGCTCAAATCATGGCTGCCGTTCATTAGAAAACTGAAGCCTATTCTTGATTCAATGATTGCCAAGGATATGGAATTCCCTTACAAAATGGACGAAGATACGTGCCAAAGCATTGAAGGGGCAATAGTTTCCTTAGTTGTGGCGCTACCATCTGATGATCAAGCTGACATTCTTGCAGATTGGATGAGTACAGAGCATGTAACATATCCTGATCTGAGCGAAGCTTTTGAAGTATGGTCTTTTAGAACGAAATCTGCCAAGAGAAGATTAGTTGCAGGTTTGGACAGCGTTGAGGATGCTGCTGTCACACTCTGATTTTCTCGTGTTTTTTGTTTAGTTTTAACTTTTATGAATCTCTTAGCCTGGGGGTGTTTAATTAATCAACCTCCATTTTACCTTGGTTTTATACATAATCTGCCTATTTTTTTATCTATATAGTAGACATTTTTATCCATGTCAAACCCATTCTTCTGCCCTCCCTGTACACAAACGAAAAGATAATCTCCTTGGCTATGGTGACAAAAACAGAGGCACCGAAAACGTAGTAGAACCCCAGCGTGCTTGTGTTTAGTAAATACAGCAAATATCCTACCAGGATAAGAGTTTGCTCGAGGTTTTTGAGATTGAATTTTCCGAAACAAGAAAATCTGTAGAAGTGAACATgatggataaaatggaaaaCATGCCAAAGAATGAGAGGGGAAGGAGTTACTCAGCTGTCGAGTCAGTGGTGATTAGTGAAGGGTGGTGACTGGTGCGACACCTGAGTGCTCAGCCATCGAGCAGGCCATGGATGGTGGTGCAATGGGGTAACGGGCATTGGGTGTGTGTTGCAACCATGGATTCATGGACCAAGATGTCAGAGtgtaaaatccaagaattttaagttttatcatttaagttttatcacgatagtatattttggataccaggatttatctcatttgaggatttgagatttgtaagattttaccaagattgagtgaataataatatcgtgtatattattatttgaaatttcgcagataaatgcctaagatttgagttgatatggagataccgggataaaaatcaggcaaaggataataaaatccatagaattcgaaatttacagtgtatatatttgagaatttcgaaaattgagagataaaagatttagagttcgaatttatatcacggatagatcacgattctcgataaagatttgattcagatTCAAACGCGATATCACTCGATTACGATAGCAgtcaacccctataaataggagggccatgtagactcgaaaatcacaccacatatcacaccaaattttcgaaaatttgtgctctagtctccttaggaattttcgagcgcagcgaagccctgccgccgtccaaccagtgaagtaggaatttcgaagaaccctagcctttttacgtttttcatcaagaatttaaggtaagtgggcttgttttaaattattgaatttcgatgcatatattttcggttttataaaaattcgggcgagtacaattcttcttctacacccttctggttacgatattttgcatgaataaatgttttgatactgtgagaattcaacttgatatgggtgggaatcccaaccatacgtacccttacgcggtgggggagataaccgctatacggcctcgtccccttagaggagtaaaaattagggactgatatcagtaaaccattgaaagtagatgaatctcagtgtcgggttaatgatgcgcacgtgataagaattatgtttgcatggtatgtatatttcgaaattgcatgttgttttgttgtactcgaacggccctcacttgctgagtatttctcaaaatactcaccccttacaaccttcccagataaatccgaagagcaaattgaagaagaagaatcggaacaattttggggctggtgaattgTTTTAATATCGAGAGTTGCTGgtaaagaggtttctgaattttggtacttaagttttatgtaaaaacgtttccgcatttattccattagttatttcagttgtaaagactttgtttttttgagattatgattaataaactggtatttcggtttatactatgctacgaggctgtttgtttcaattgtgtgattgttaaacgactgccggtgtcaaatcccgagtttcggggcgtgacacagATAAAGATAGGAATGTTGGATAAAGCTTTGGGAGGCAAATGAGCAAGGTtcattttgttgaaaaaaaaaaacttaaatataaagtaaaaaaataaaaagaaaatgtggAGGAAGGCTATATCTGTCCGAGCTCAATAAAAGTACAAAACAGACATCGAAACTCCGGTTAACGGCTTATGTTAGTTTGtttatttcttaatttttttaaaaataaatcgtaCGTTAGTAAATTTAATACACTAATTTCTTGTTTAACCGATTAAAGCACCAACTGATTTTTTGCTACAATAACAGCGATATTCTTAATGGACGATAATAGCTCCTTCCTTGCATGCATCGCTAATGGTGGCAGAACGTCGGGTATATGAGTTTTTACGCTATCTCATATTCACAACCAGGCACACAAAACCATGCTCATGCAGACTAGACCATGCATGATATCGGAAACGTCAAGTCTGGTGAGCGTAAAGTCCATTGACGTGGGTGAGCTCCTCGATATCTATTCGGGAAGCTAATATGTTAGAAGAAGTTTAGAAACAGAGGATTGATATTTTTTAGGAGGTTTTAGATCAGAATTGATGCAATTATCCCTGAAAAATCGACTTGTTCATTTTGTAGATTGTTTACAAGGATTATTCTTTAGATATGAGGTTCCAGAATTATCCAGAAAATTTCCTTTCACTTCCGACCGAAACGGAAGTTCATGCacattcaattaaaaaaaaaaaatatctatatatacGTACCTTTTGAATTCAATTACCTTGTCTAGCTTCAATGGATGAAATATTAATCGAGAAAGCCGAAGCAAGAAACTCTGGGGATCATGGTATTGACTTATTTCTCAGCTGATATGATGGAGCATGTGTAGTTGTGAAGTGACAAAATTATAGTCTGCTGCCGATGGTGATCATCTTTTATCAAGTTCGATTTGTAGAAAAGTGCCTATTCAATTTACTTTGCGTCTGGAAACAGTTCGGTTAGTGGGTTTTAATTTATTCATCCAAATCTTTCTTTTactttcatatttttcaagtaaaatCTTTATTCAGACACTTGAACTTTATCAACTCTACAAAGAAAATTTTTCCACCTAAATTAAacaacacaaaaacttttgtTAGATTATATAATGGGTTAGTTTTGTGAACGGAATCTCTGACTTGATTCAACctgtaaaaatatattatttttttatgtaactAACTAATTATTTATAGATGGTAAATTTATAGATTCATACAAAATATCATGATACAGCAAAATTTTCATTAAGAATATATATACAAGCTTACGTTGTTATCATCAatcttttcttaaaaaaaattaggtcCCACGCTAGATATTGGGAAACGAGATTggtagagagagagagagatacGGCATATGCAAAGTGCTATATGGGGAGATAAAGAGTGGATTTCATTACGAGGGAGGCAAAAACTAATGATGGgaggattttttttataaaaaaaaaaatatgcttGGAGTTGCAAAGTCAAGATTATGCATTTCGTATTAATCTATTGTACAAcgtgatttaaaaataaaagaattgaaTCCTCGAAAAAAAGTTACATCTACCTTGAAATGTCGATAAGAAAAGTTAACAAATGTTGGCTCGTACAAGTTGCTTCAGTATTTGAAGACTGAAGACGCGCTTTCTACGCGTCTTCATGCTAACAGAggactctataaatagagctcccccttcattctgaaattattccttcttcgagttttctctcatcctacaacatttgagtgcttagttctataatatttgtgaagtgttttgttctcctgtattaagagagtgtttgttctctttggaaacatagtgagtgagttgtacaccacaaaatattataatgaaattcttttcatcttttccgtggtttttaccctgaaaaattgttattgattttagaTTGTAATGATATGCATAGATGTCAATTGTCtctgtattattttaaaatgtttattaatATTCGGAACCCATTTTTCAAGGAACAGATAGAAAAAATAAgggaaatataataattttgtaCAAGCACTGTGAGTTATTTTTTAATTCgaaattgtattttttaataaaaaatggaaattatattattatataaaataaatttttctcggGGTAGGGGGAGGCAGTGACAGGGAGTGCATCATAAAATGATCCCCCTTAAAACCCCACAAAGACTACAGCGTCTATGGGCCCCACCACGGGAGTGCCCAATCTCGTGCTTCGCCCCCTCACAGAATATTCTCTCCCCGATGTCTTCAATTATTATTGCAACCCCTACATTTTTGTATATCTCTTTTCGACATCATTGGCAATAtaatgttatttcaaattccGCATGTTTCTTATAAGAAGCtctcaaatatatttataatatttgagacataataaaataaaatttttcatggTGATCCGAGTAGAATATTTGTATCACAAATTCATCCTTGAAACTGTTTAAGGAGACTTTTGTGTTTCAAATTTGTTCTCCAAATCTCTGTctcaaatcaatttttttttaaaaaaaatccaacCACAATGTAAGATATCTCAAACTCACCTCTCTCtgttttttaaaatcaagtgtAAATGGTGAGTGAAATGTCATTACTTTATAGTGTAGTTTTCTTGTGACACattttcacgaatctttatctgtgagatgagtcaaccatatcgatattcacaataaaaagtaatattcttagcataaaaaataatattttttcatggatgactcaaataaaatatctgtctcacaaaatatgacacatgagaccgtctcatacaagtttttgtctactTTATAAAACTAGCAATCTAATAATAAATTTACGAAAGATTTAAATATTacataataatgataataatatttttttaaaaaaagtaaaaaataaatataaatgttAGCTGAAGTAATTTATAAAGTTTTAGCGGTAGAACTGGTTCAATTTGATGtagtattaaaaattaaatcaactaGTCGATCTATTTATGCAAAAACTAATTCAACTAAATGAAACTTTGTGATTACCATTATAAGAAATAAAtgctcaaaattttattttttttataagaaataaatGTTTAAATAAAACATTGGAGTACTATTTTCCTGGGGATATATATAGTGGAATTATCGATGTAATGCAAAATTATTTGGATTCGATCTGCGTCGTTAATTGCCCCCGGAATCGTCTTTAATAATGACAATTCATGATAGTTAAATTCGGAGATATCCTCATAatatacaattattatttttaaatgcacCTAATCATTCGGgaacaaattaaaatttattaaatcaatTTCAAAGTAAACAATATGCATGCAACATATACGTACgtatctaaattattaaaatgtaTTGTTGTTCGAAAAATGGGTTTGATGTCCATTAACTTTTGAAAAATTACTCGAATGTGATTTGTCCTATAAAATCTAAATTTGacttaaaaattgaaaaatatattttcagaaattttttcccgaatatttattttctcatAACCAAATTATggtaaatgaaaaattatatatctaaTGTTGGAAGCAAAGTCCATCGAGGTCTTATTAGGAAATTATGAGAGTTTGTCTAACAT is a window encoding:
- the LOC142552134 gene encoding putative trehalase isoform X1; translated protein: MDEMELDISYMAHIAGNSRTAARFRDAAEARKKTINSILWNAEMGQWLDYWLSDSMHIESKENCILILGNGQENVREYFIHKDYKICP
- the LOC142552133 gene encoding BTB/POZ domain-containing protein At3g05675-like, with protein sequence MYRKAEVNLLKFDDQRTSDVAIRLRNKVGRQELYYSHSLILKSKSKYFADRLSNQSSHASVEIECSKFDYDRYVKLLKLLYLPSYSVLDTWDSVQSALGVLQVAETLQCEAVVNSCIQALPWEDIEEGEIVKVVSRLGPMAMPILARIQPVNINASKGVLISAIRLATSTDHPFPPFGDELRISAQEQVDFMLRDDEDMPLVTADNEVKREATIGLSNTFSLFERELSSVMKFDVTCTVAESKIMQNLSDLEWMCNILPKMGLMDEFVFKWIDLSDNVLLVVEDKKLENIMWRLKVKIIEVTSKVLDAVGYGNVILPAPRRVKLLKSWLPFIRKLKPILDSMIAKDMEFPYKMDEDTCQSIEGAIVSLVVALPSDDQADILADWMSTEHVTYPDLSEAFEVWSFRTKSAKRRLVAGLDSVEDAAVTL
- the LOC142552134 gene encoding putative trehalase isoform X2; translated protein: MDEMELDISYMAHIAGNSRTAARFRDAAEARKKTINSILWNAEMGQWLDYWLSDSMHIESKSHFSGIWMRIERTLAT